One genomic region from Nymphalis io chromosome 18, ilAglIoxx1.1, whole genome shotgun sequence encodes:
- the LOC126775433 gene encoding ecdysone oxidase-like — MDVGTALAGVRTIKSAFLVLVALALTGYKWPVHKPLNDSVTCDYIVVGAGTAGSIVANRLSEDPRLAVCVIEAGGDPPLETEIPSLFAYLPKTYMDWNFTSEDDGYTAQYRQQTFLDLPQGKLLGGSSSIHHLYHIRGDPKDYDDWATATGDDSWSWQNLLPYFIKSERVEDPYILNSQSGKYHGSNGYMGITRESRDLPLRYLKAFKEMGHKIIENANAGETLGFFRPMITIFGGVRQSSAESFLSPIKNRENLYIMKNTLVTKILIDENSQATGVQCTTSDGTAITILAQREVIVSAGAFNTPKLLMLSGIGPKDHLESFGISVVSDLPVGENLQDHMGVILVHKLEETSEILTSDPTQFPVPTFVGFGAINKTQSNPDYITLNLISRNIPAVLMQLCSSVFSLHEDVCAEIYSTGEGREVLFTVLSLGRPSSRGQIRLQSANPEDPPKIYTGFLSAIIDLEKNVDSILDFIRVTESSYFTGVGGQTKYFDFPNCREATTAREYWKCYVLHMMDTTFHYSATCPMGTVLDSSLKVVGVSKLRVVDASALPNLTSGTINAAVMVLAEKAADIIKRSQSCE; from the exons ATGGACGTGGGTACCGCTCTCGCAGGTGTCAGAACCATAAAAAGCGCTTTCCTTGTATTGGTAGCACTTGCTCTCACGGGCTATAAGTGGCCGGTACATAAACCACTTAATG ACAGTGTAACATGCGATTACATCGTGGTTGGCGCGGGCACAGCGGGTAGCATCGTGGCGAACCGTCTCAGTGAGGATCCACGGTTAGCTGTGTGCGTCATCGAGGCTGGTGGAGACCCACCTTTGGAGACTGAG aTTCCATCATTGTTCGCTTATTTGCCGAAGACTTACATGGACTGGAATTTTACTTCAGAGGATGATGGCTATACAGCACAATACCGCCAGCAGACATTTTTGGATCTCCCACAAGGTAAATTGCTTGGAGGCAGCAGTTCCATTCATCACTTATACCACATTAGAGGAGATCCTAAGGATTATGACGATTGGGCGACGGCTACCGGCGATGACTCGTGGTCCTGGCAAAACCTTCTTCCATATTTCATCAAGAGCGAACGAGTTGAAGATCCATACATATTAAACTCACAAAGCGGTAAATATCACGGGTCAAATGGCTACATGGGTATTACGAGGGAGAGTAGAGATTTACCTCTTAGATACTTAAAAGCTTTCAAGGAAATGGGtcacaaaattattgaaaacgCAAACGCAGGAGAGACGTTAGGATTCTTCCGGCCTATGATTACCATATTTGGAGGAGTTCGCCAAAGCAGCGCGGAGTCATTCTTGTCACCAATAAAGAATAGggaaaatttgtatattatgaaaaatactttAGTAACTAAGATTCTAATCGATGAAAATTCACAAGCCACGGGCGTACAATGTACGACTTCGGATGGAACTGCTATTACAATACTTGCTCAAAGGGAAGTTATAGTTTCAGCTGGTGCCTTTAATACACCCAAACTTCTTATGCTCTCTGGTATAGGGCCGAAAGATCACCTGGAAAGTTTTGGTATTAGCGTGGTGTCTGATTTACCTGTAGGTGAGAATTTACAAGATCACATGGGTGTAATATTGGTTCATAAGTTAGAAGAAACTAGCGAAATTCTTACTTCAGATCCGACTCAATTTCCTGTACCAACTTTTGTTGGTTTCGGAGCTATAAATAAGACACAGAGTAATCCAGATTATATaaccttaaatttaattagtagGAACATCCCAGCAGTATTAATGCAGCTTTGTTCATCAGTATTTAGTCTACATGAAGACGTCTGTGCAGAGATTTATTCTACCGGTGAAGGGAGAGAAGTTCTCTTCACAGTACTGTCCTTAGGCCGACCCTCATCTCGGGGACAGATTCGTTTACAGAGTGCGAACCCTGAAGATCCACCAAAGATTTACACAGGATTTCTTTCCGCTATCATTGATTTAGAGAAGAATGTCGATTCCATTTTAGACTTTATCAGAGTAACAGAGTCAAGTTATTTCACTGGAGTTGGGggtcaaacaaaatattttgacttcCCGAACTGCAGGGAAGCGACGACGGCAAGAGAATATTGGAAGTGCTACGTTCTCCATATGATGGACACCACTTTCCATTACAGTGCTACATGTCCCATGGGAACAGTTCTGGACTCCAGTCTTAAAGTCGTCGGTGTGAGTAAGCTTAGAGTAGTTGATGCGAGCGCTTTGCCGAATTTAACGAGCGGTACCATAAACGCTGCCGTGATGGTCCTTGCAGAAAAGGCCGCTGATATAATTAAGCGTAGCCAATCATGTGAATAG